CTCGCCGGCCTGGAAGGCCTTGGCCGCATCCAGATAGTCCTTGGGCAGGCGGGTCTTCCAGGTGCGGACGATGCGCCCGTCCGGGCTGCTCAGCTTGGCGTGGGCGCCGGCGCCGATGCCGAGGAAGTCGCCGAAGCTCCAGTAGTTCAGGTTGTGCCGCGCCTGGTGCCCGGCGCGGGCGTAGGCGGACACCTCGTACTGGGCGTAGCCCTCGGCGGCCAGCAGGGCCTGGCCGGCCTCCTGGATGTCCCACAGCAGGTCGTCTTCGGGCAACTGTGGCGGCTGGCTCCAGAACACCGTGTTGGGTTCCATGGTCAGCTGGTACCAGGACAGGTGCGTCGGCCCCTGGGCGATGGCGGTGCGCAGGTCGAACAGGGCGTCCTCGATGCTCTGCTCGGGCAGGCCGTGCATCAGGTCGAGGTTGAAGTTGTCGAAGCCGGCGGCGCGCGCCATATCGGCGGCGCGGATCGCCTCGTCACCGTTATGGATGCGCCCCAGGGCCTTGAGCTTGGTCTCCTGGAAGCTCTGTACGCCGATCGACAGGCGATTGATGCCCAGGCCGCGATAGTCGCGGAACTTGGCCTGCTCGAAGGTGCCCGGATTGGCTTCCAGGGTGATTTCGATGCCGGCGGCGAACGGCACGCGCTGCTGCACGCCCTGCAGCAGCCGGCCCAGGGCCTTGGCCGAGAACAGGCTGGGGGTGCCGCCACCGAAGAAGATCGAGGTCAGTTCGCGGCCATGGACGTGGCCCAGATCCTGGTCAAGGTCGGCCAGCAGGGCGTCGACGTATTCCTCTTCCGGCAGGCTGGGGCCGGCGGCGTGCGAGTTGAAGTCGCAGTAGGGGCACTTGCGCACGCACCAGGGGATGTGGATATAGAGAGCGAGGGGCGGCAGCGTGAAGCCACCGCCGGTGGTGCCGTTCATTGCAGGCCCAGGCGCTGCTTGAGCAGGGCCATGGCGCGGGCGCGGTGGCTGATGCGGTTCTTTTCGTCGCTGGCCAGTTCGGCGCTGGAGCACTGGCGCTCCGGCACCCAGAACAGCGGGTCGTAACCGAAGCCCTCGGCGCCACGGGCCTCGTGCAGGATGCTGCCGTGCCACAGGCCCTCGCAGAGGATCGGCAGCGGGTCGTCGGCGTGCCGCACCAGGGCCAGGGCGCAGACGAACTGGGCGCCGCGCTCGGCGTCCGGTACGCCCTTCAAGGCCTCCAGCAGCTTGGCGTTGTTGGCGGCGTCACCTTTACCGTCGGCGTAGCGCGCCGAGTAGATGCCCGGGGCGCCGCCGAGGAAGTCCACCGCCAGGCCGGAGTCGTCGGCCAACGCCGGCAGGCCGGACACGCGGGCGGCGTTGCGCGCCTTGAGGATGGCGTTCTCGACGAAGGAAAGGCCGGTTTCCTCCGGCTCGACGCTGGAGAACTCGCCGATCGAGCGCACGCGCACGTGCGCGCCGAGCATGGCCTGGAGTTCCTTGAGCTTGCCGGCGTTGTGGCTGGCGAGTACGAGTTCTGTGAACGGCATCATTCGTCCGGGAAGACTTCCTGATTGAAGGTAAGGGTGTGCGGGGCTGCGTCGCCGATCTGCACGTTGATGCTGAAGGTCAGCATCTCGCGCTGGCGCAGCGGGAATTCGGCCATGTAGTACACGGCGCCGCTCTCCAGGACCTGCTTGAACTGCAGTTCGCTGGTCTGCCCCAGCAGGTTCTTCACACTGCCGCTGACCTTGGCCGGCTGGCCCTGGCCGCCCCTGAGCGCGGCGATGTTGAGCACGCCGACCGTCTTGCTGCGGGTCAGGCCGACGGCGGCGGCCACGTCCGGCTGCAGGAAACTGGAGTTGAACACGCTGTAGTGCACGTCCAGTTC
This DNA window, taken from Pseudomonas alcaligenes, encodes the following:
- the hemW gene encoding radical SAM family heme chaperone HemW, encoding MNGTTGGGFTLPPLALYIHIPWCVRKCPYCDFNSHAAGPSLPEEEYVDALLADLDQDLGHVHGRELTSIFFGGGTPSLFSAKALGRLLQGVQQRVPFAAGIEITLEANPGTFEQAKFRDYRGLGINRLSIGVQSFQETKLKALGRIHNGDEAIRAADMARAAGFDNFNLDLMHGLPEQSIEDALFDLRTAIAQGPTHLSWYQLTMEPNTVFWSQPPQLPEDDLLWDIQEAGQALLAAEGYAQYEVSAYARAGHQARHNLNYWSFGDFLGIGAGAHAKLSSPDGRIVRTWKTRLPKDYLDAAKAFQAGERLLDAGELPFEFLMNVLRLSEGVPAALFEQRTGLPLASLGAARREAEARQLLQADPTRLVATREGQLFLNDLLQHFLP
- the rdgB gene encoding RdgB/HAM1 family non-canonical purine NTP pyrophosphatase, with product MMPFTELVLASHNAGKLKELQAMLGAHVRVRSIGEFSSVEPEETGLSFVENAILKARNAARVSGLPALADDSGLAVDFLGGAPGIYSARYADGKGDAANNAKLLEALKGVPDAERGAQFVCALALVRHADDPLPILCEGLWHGSILHEARGAEGFGYDPLFWVPERQCSSAELASDEKNRISHRARAMALLKQRLGLQ
- a CDS encoding DUF4426 domain-containing protein — encoded protein: MRRFVSLVFCLLLALPAVAERKQTFGELDVHYSVFNSSFLQPDVAAAVGLTRSKTVGVLNIAALRGGQGQPAKVSGSVKNLLGQTSELQFKQVLESGAVYYMAEFPLRQREMLTFSINVQIGDAAPHTLTFNQEVFPDE